The genomic DNA ccttattttgttgttttgtcttGGTTCagtttaaatgaattaaaactggTTTCTGTTTTAGATTAGCTTGTGATGATGGTAGAGTCTGCTACCCTTTACAGGAAGCATTAGGATATTTTTTCTGTCTAGAGGATCGGGCTCTGTTCTGCAGAAAATGTGATTTGGCAATACATACAGCAAATGCTTATGTCTCTGGTCATCAGAGATTTCTTCTCACCGGTGTAAGAGTAGGCCTTGAAGCTACGGAGCCTGGTGCATCCTCATCGTCTTTGAAGTCAGATTCTGGGGAGAAAATTTCTGATACAAAGTCGTCTTCTATCTCTAGAAAGGTTTCCACAGAGCCTCAGAACTCAGATTACAATGAAATGTTACCTAACGAAGGTGGAGGAGTTGGGGGATTTCCACCAGCTAAGGAGTCTTTTGGTGGTGGTTCTACAGTTGGAAATATCTCACAGTGGACAATAGATGAATTTATTGGCCTAAACGAGTTCAGTCAGAATTATGATTACATGGAAGGATCAACAAGGGTATGTTTGGCATAACCTATTGTATTCCCTGCTCATTGGTTTGGTAGAGTTTCCATCTTTAAAGGTTTGACTTTTTTTACTAGGTTAGCATTCCAGAGCTTAGATTCATCTTTGGTCATAGATAAATTATGTGTGGTAGTGCTCTTAACATGTGCTGGTGAAAATAGAACAGGGATGGGGCCAATCATGTCTGCCAAAGGTATATGCTCTATTAACATGTTGGTCACATCACCAAACAACTGGCAAATATAGTATAGCTTTTACAAATATGTTGCATATTTGTGGTCAGAAAAGGTTACATTCAGTAGACTTCAAGCATTGGAATCTGACAGATTGATTGATTGAAGTGAATTTCCGTTTCTTTCTCTCCCATATTTGTAGATCCATTTTAACATTTGAAATATTGACCTTTCAGAAGTGCAATACACAGTTGGCTTTCACTTGAAACACAATTCCTaaagattaataaaaatcaacatCTTAGAGGTTATACAAAGAGCTATTACCATGACACTAATGGTGATCAATTAACAAAAAACACTATTGAGTACTTAAAAACATGATATTGTTTGATGAGAATGTGGAAAGGAATCATTGTACATAATTTACTGATAGACACATAtccaacaaattttttaaactttattaaaactCTTTTTGCCCTTGTGACTATTCTCATTCAATTGATTATGTTCACGTTCCTTGGACTTTGAGTGTTTACAATGTACTGATAATTAGGCAAAATACCTTAGGTATACATCATGAGTTTTTGCCTAACTTTCATCAACTTTCCATTTAGATTGCACTTTGATTGTGTTATAGTCTTATCTCTATGGTTGTATGGttgtgtaattttctttttcacctcttCCTTTCTTGATGAGTATGTGCAGGCTGACAGTGGTAAGTTAGGGGATTCTGATTCTCCGGTTTTAAGATCCGGTGACGAGGAaatggaggaggaggaggaggactATTTGGAACATGTTCCAGATTCTTCATGGACAGTTCCACAGATCCCTTCACCACCAACAGCTTCTGGGTTACACTGGCCAAAACACCTTCAGTATTCATCTGATAGTCTTGTGTTTGTTCCAGACATAAGTTTTTCTCACATGCAACATTCTCAGATCAGTAGTATTGTTTCTAGACGCCGGAGGCACCTTTAATAATGTTTTACTCTTTGCCAATAACTTAGAGACATTGATTCCATTGTTTTCTGGTATGATTCGAAGTTCTCACACGTTGCACTGAAGCTTCATTTCATCAGCTACATGTTTCTATTCTTGGCTGTCTCAGTTTCTTCTCTAACTCCCTGCATGTGCATGTCATTGGAATTTGTCTACCGAAGCATCAACAAATAATCGGAGTGTAGAAGGCTTTCTACTATTGAGTTTGGTATTTGTAACATTCTCATTTCTGCTCGAGTCTTATACAGATGCACTATTGGATTATTAGAGAGATCTGATTCAATATTGGTTTGTTGTGACAAGAGTTTTCTCCTTCACCAAATTTCTTgtgacaatatatatatatatatatatatatatatatatatatatatcgaatTAACTTGTTTGTTACCTTTGTCAGCTTGATTTTATAtgaagttatttaaattttcgtTTACATTTATGttactttaaataaatgtttatatatttaatcttcTGTTAAAATTTAATGCAGCAATGTTGGGATAAAGCAATTTTGGGTAATTTTTGtgttagataaaaaaatgttaattttactGATTATTTGTTATTGGAATGAAACAATCAAGTAAACgttgtattttaaatttgttgtgacaggaattaatttttgaaaacattttaattcaAAGAAGTTCTTTAAACGTACAATTAAGGGTATGGTAAAAAGCATGGAGTTTCTTGAGTGATATTATTGATTAAAAGCCAAGAATAATTGAAGACGGGAGTGATATTAATGATTAAAAGACgaatattattaaatagtttaaacTATATAAATTATGTCTGAATCATTAATTAGTTTAAGATAATGTTGATGCACGTGTAATGTGCTTCTTATAagtcttaattattattattattattattattattttcataaagttTGAGAAAGACTTATGGTTGAGTTAGATAAGAACTTAGAAGTCATTATTTGTGGAAAGTGATGCCTTGTCTGTTTATAAACTCTTTTCATTGCTCATTGCAAATTGGTGATAAAGGTTTTTCAAGTTTGTCACGAGTCGCCCACTACATGACAAACTCTTGGATTTGTGTATTacttcattttgaaaaaaaaaaaaaaactttaattttgtatacataaacaatattaaaaaatataaattgaagaaaGTACTtacaaatgttatattatttaaataactaaaatgcAGCACATTCGTAATTTaactttcaagaaaaataatatcatttaaaattagcttaaattcatttttatcgtattattaaagttaattatcatattcaaaatattattatctttttaaaagcttaaaattttattaggattttaattttaaaagacatattaaagaattaaaagaaaaaaaattatttaaaaattcttgttcaagtgaaattattaaatatatcaatatatatatatatatatatatatatatatatatatatatatatatatatatatatatatatatatatatatatataattattgtaaaattaattatatttatagatgttCAActcttttacaaatatattttgaattttacctAAAACTTTTTAGTTTAGATGTTTCAACTCTTcgttttttcaaaatcaaatgagATGTACTTGTAAAATATGCTTTAACGATCATCATAtgatattaaatgttattttaacaaaaatgtaattaatttatctcaaaatatatttatatcgTTTTTATGAACTTTTACTTAAGCGAACATGATTCACATAACTATTTATCTTGATTAACTTTAGTTAATCATTATCTTAACTTAAATACATTTTGTCactattaataacaaaattaatataatgtt from Vigna radiata var. radiata cultivar VC1973A unplaced genomic scaffold, Vradiata_ver6 scaffold_364, whole genome shotgun sequence includes the following:
- the LOC106779546 gene encoding B-box zinc finger protein 22 isoform X1, which produces MKIQCNVCEAAEAKVLCCADEAALCWQCDEKVHAANKLASKHQRVPLSTSSSHMPKCDICQEALGYFFCLEDRALFCRKCDLAIHTANAYVSGHQRFLLTGVRVGLEATEPGASSSSLKSDSGEKISDTKSSSISRKVSTEPQNSDYNEMLPNEGGGVGGFPPAKESFGGGSTVGNISQWTIDEFIGLNEFSQNYDYMEGSTRADSGKLGDSDSPVLRSGDEEMEEEEEDYLEHVPDSSWTVPQIPSPPTASGLHWPKHLQYSSDSLVFVPDISFSHMQHSQISSIVSRRRRHL
- the LOC106779546 gene encoding B-box zinc finger protein 22 isoform X2 — its product is MKRFMRLTSLPASTREFLFLPLPLICPNVTFARLACDDGRVCYPLQEALGYFFCLEDRALFCRKCDLAIHTANAYVSGHQRFLLTGVRVGLEATEPGASSSSLKSDSGEKISDTKSSSISRKVSTEPQNSDYNEMLPNEGGGVGGFPPAKESFGGGSTVGNISQWTIDEFIGLNEFSQNYDYMEGSTRADSGKLGDSDSPVLRSGDEEMEEEEEDYLEHVPDSSWTVPQIPSPPTASGLHWPKHLQYSSDSLVFVPDISFSHMQHSQISSIVSRRRRHL